The following coding sequences are from one Sander lucioperca isolate FBNREF2018 chromosome 2, SLUC_FBN_1.2, whole genome shotgun sequence window:
- the ydjc gene encoding carbohydrate deacetylase isoform X2 codes for MPQPRMMLVVTGDDFGYCPRRNQGIVESFQAGGISNVSLLVNASAAKEAADLAKRHNIPMGLHANLSEGVPVCPSLQQASTLVNQRGFFHGKMGFRQALERGQLSMKQVELELRAQVRLFRELTGHLPHHMDGHQHVHVLPEVREVFAQVLSDLKITYTRVPVEPGLHSCPAVPEHLHTFYTEVEKDALDSIPVFTRYGIRWPDVYLGLTTMGQNMSVPNLQRALSHALAAGPSSGTSCSSASGCHPPVVTAELMVHPGYPSHPQEGGCGEGPDDFSQSADRQHELSVLRDPSLLALYSQERVQLCAFKDI; via the exons ATGCCACAGCCCAGAATGATGCTGGTGGTGACGGGAGATGACTTCGGCTACTGTCCCAGGAGAAACCAGGGGATTGTAGAAAGCTTCCAGGCTGGAGGCATTTCTAATGTGTCACTGCTGGTCAACGCCTCTGCTGCCAAAGAGGCAGCAGATCTGGCTAAAAG GCACAACATCCCCATGGGCCTCCACGCCAACCTGTCAGAGGGCGTTCCAGTGTGTCCGAGCCTGCAGCAGGCCTCCACGCTGGTAAACCAGCGAGGCTTCTTCCATGGGAAGATGGGCTTCCGCCAGGCGCTGGAGAGAGGTCAGCTCAGCATGAAACAG GTGGAGCTGGAGTTGCGGGCCCAAGTCCGGCTGTTCAGGGAACTGACGGGGCACCTGCCCCACCACATGGACGGACACCAACACGTCCATGTCCTGCCAG AGGTGCGTGAGGTGTTTGCACAGGTCCTGTCAGATCTCAAGATCACATACACTCGAGTTCCAGTGGAGCCAGGTTTACACAGCTGTCCAGCCGTGCCAGAACACCTCCACACATTCTACACAGAGGTGGAGAAGGACGCGCTGGACTCCATCCCTGTCTTCACACGCTACGGAatcag GTGGCCAGATGTGTACCTGGGACTGACCACCATGGGCCAAAACATGTCGGTCCCCAACCTGCAGAGGGCCCTGAGCCACGCCTTGGCGGCAGGGCCTTCTTCGGGCACTAGCTGCAGCAGTGCATCCGGCTGTCATCCGCCTGTGGTCACAGCAGAGCTCATGGTCCACCCGGGTTACCCCAGCCACCCCCAGGAAGGAGGCTGTGGAGAGGGCCCCGACGACTTCTCCCAGTCAGCTGACAGACAGCACGAGCTGAGCGTGCTCAGAGACCCGTCGCTGCTGGCCCTCTACAGCCAGGAGAGAGTGCAGCTCTGTGCCTTCAAAGACATCTGA
- the ydjc gene encoding carbohydrate deacetylase isoform X1 codes for MQERNFGFNIGGVEIPSFEQNLNFEHHYTFAGVSTPEKQRKRGVEGMRTITGFRSADNGIEGGVDRANELNLFFNRFNSAAPTLPTSESTETKPPPPSTSYLLSHFISCILTSAIMPQPRMMLVVTGDDFGYCPRRNQGIVESFQAGGISNVSLLVNASAAKEAADLAKRHNIPMGLHANLSEGVPVCPSLQQASTLVNQRGFFHGKMGFRQALERGQLSMKQVELELRAQVRLFRELTGHLPHHMDGHQHVHVLPEVREVFAQVLSDLKITYTRVPVEPGLHSCPAVPEHLHTFYTEVEKDALDSIPVFTRYGIRWPDVYLGLTTMGQNMSVPNLQRALSHALAAGPSSGTSCSSASGCHPPVVTAELMVHPGYPSHPQEGGCGEGPDDFSQSADRQHELSVLRDPSLLALYSQERVQLCAFKDI; via the exons ATGCAAgagcgtaactttgggttcaacattgggggggttgagatcccctcttttgagcaaaatttaaattttgaaCATCACTACACGTTTGCTGGAGTTTCCACTCCAGAAAAACAACGTAAGAGAGGTGTGGAAGGCATGAGAACCATCACTGGTTTCAGGTCAGCTGACAATGGGATTGAGGGAGGAGTGGATAGGGCAAATGAACTGAACCTGTTTTTTAACAGGTTTAACTCAGCAGCCCCCACCCTGCCGACTTCAGAGTCAACTGAGACCAAACCACCACCCCCCTCCACCTCCTATCTGCTCTcccacttcatttcctgcatccTG ACATCAGCAATAATGCCACAGCCCAGAATGATGCTGGTGGTGACGGGAGATGACTTCGGCTACTGTCCCAGGAGAAACCAGGGGATTGTAGAAAGCTTCCAGGCTGGAGGCATTTCTAATGTGTCACTGCTGGTCAACGCCTCTGCTGCCAAAGAGGCAGCAGATCTGGCTAAAAG GCACAACATCCCCATGGGCCTCCACGCCAACCTGTCAGAGGGCGTTCCAGTGTGTCCGAGCCTGCAGCAGGCCTCCACGCTGGTAAACCAGCGAGGCTTCTTCCATGGGAAGATGGGCTTCCGCCAGGCGCTGGAGAGAGGTCAGCTCAGCATGAAACAG GTGGAGCTGGAGTTGCGGGCCCAAGTCCGGCTGTTCAGGGAACTGACGGGGCACCTGCCCCACCACATGGACGGACACCAACACGTCCATGTCCTGCCAG AGGTGCGTGAGGTGTTTGCACAGGTCCTGTCAGATCTCAAGATCACATACACTCGAGTTCCAGTGGAGCCAGGTTTACACAGCTGTCCAGCCGTGCCAGAACACCTCCACACATTCTACACAGAGGTGGAGAAGGACGCGCTGGACTCCATCCCTGTCTTCACACGCTACGGAatcag GTGGCCAGATGTGTACCTGGGACTGACCACCATGGGCCAAAACATGTCGGTCCCCAACCTGCAGAGGGCCCTGAGCCACGCCTTGGCGGCAGGGCCTTCTTCGGGCACTAGCTGCAGCAGTGCATCCGGCTGTCATCCGCCTGTGGTCACAGCAGAGCTCATGGTCCACCCGGGTTACCCCAGCCACCCCCAGGAAGGAGGCTGTGGAGAGGGCCCCGACGACTTCTCCCAGTCAGCTGACAGACAGCACGAGCTGAGCGTGCTCAGAGACCCGTCGCTGCTGGCCCTCTACAGCCAGGAGAGAGTGCAGCTCTGTGCCTTCAAAGACATCTGA